The following are from one region of the Aquificaceae bacterium genome:
- a CDS encoding GspH/FimT family protein: protein MKKGFSLIELLIVVAIIAILAGIAIPFVREYYRAYKYQEYVLQVESTLKWARMVAIERGVNTSICQSGNGIAVYNIGVSRNLTCGGDVVRSVSVAESDAQFVQINANGVTGFDPRGLAINTSDATVDVRRTDTGRCVRYTIRGFGPSIVRGSCQ, encoded by the coding sequence ATGAAAAAGGGCTTTAGCCTCATAGAACTTCTCATAGTGGTGGCTATCATCGCCATTCTTGCGGGCATAGCCATACCCTTTGTAAGGGAATACTACAGAGCTTACAAGTATCAGGAATACGTGCTTCAGGTAGAAAGCACCCTCAAGTGGGCAAGAATGGTTGCAATAGAAAGGGGTGTAAACACAAGCATATGTCAATCAGGAAATGGAATTGCCGTCTATAATATTGGAGTATCAAGAAACTTGACATGTGGTGGAGATGTAGTAAGAAGTGTAAGTGTTGCAGAGTCTGACGCCCAATTTGTGCAGATAAACGCTAATGGTGTTACCGGGTTTGACCCGAGGGGTCTCGCCATAAACACCTCTGATGCCACAGTAGATGTGAGAAGAACAGATACAGGAAGATGCGTAAGATACACCATAAGGGGCTTTGGCCCATCAATAGTAAGGGGGTCATGTCAATGA